In Nostoc sp. CENA543, a single genomic region encodes these proteins:
- a CDS encoding photosystem I assembly protein Ycf4, whose product MTGSTTVNKGDRLLHQKVLGSRRFSNYWWATVVTMGATGFLLAGLSSYLKVNLLIVTDPSQLVFIPQGLVMGLYGTAGLLLALYLWLAILLDLGGGYNDFNKETGYLKIFRWGFPGKNRRIEIDSRIQDVQSVRIEIKEGINPRRALYLRVKGRRDIPLTRVGQPLPLSELETQGAELARFLEVPLEGL is encoded by the coding sequence ATGACTGGATCAACAACTGTTAACAAAGGCGATCGCCTTCTACATCAAAAAGTCCTCGGTTCGCGTAGGTTTAGTAACTACTGGTGGGCAACTGTCGTGACAATGGGAGCTACAGGCTTTTTATTGGCAGGTCTCTCAAGTTACCTAAAAGTTAATTTACTCATAGTTACTGACCCGTCTCAATTAGTATTTATCCCCCAGGGACTGGTAATGGGGCTGTATGGTACGGCAGGTCTGCTATTAGCATTGTACTTGTGGCTAGCTATCCTTTTGGATTTGGGAGGCGGGTACAATGATTTCAATAAGGAAACTGGTTACTTGAAAATCTTTCGCTGGGGTTTTCCTGGTAAAAATCGGCGGATTGAAATTGATTCCCGTATTCAAGATGTGCAATCTGTGCGGATAGAAATTAAAGAAGGGATCAATCCTCGGCGCGCGTTGTATTTGCGTGTTAAAGGCCGTCGTGACATTCCTTTGACACGGGTAGGACAACCATTACCACTATCAGAGTTAGAAACTCAAGGTGCAGAGTTAGCCAGATTTTTAGAAGTTCCATTAGAGGGACTTTAA
- a CDS encoding sporulation protein, with protein sequence MFKNFLASVGIGAAKVDTRIFNNSVIPGQVLEGEVYIRGGDVAQDINDIYLKLATEYKREVDDSTVTEECVLVNYQLLERLTIQPREEVVVPFAIDLPYELPLTLGRTPVYIRTGLDIKSAINPRDRDYLEVHPHPLMQKVLQALENLGFQLYKVDCEYTHHFGGAYPFVQELEFRPTGNYRNHLDELEVVFRLREDRLEVLLEIDKRARGWKGWIEEAFDVDERYERLVVTQSDMYEKNLEAMIDEIIHRHLH encoded by the coding sequence ATGTTTAAGAATTTTTTAGCTAGTGTTGGCATTGGTGCAGCTAAAGTAGACACACGAATTTTCAATAATTCTGTAATTCCAGGTCAAGTATTAGAAGGCGAAGTCTATATTCGCGGCGGAGATGTCGCCCAAGATATTAATGATATTTATTTAAAGTTGGCTACTGAGTATAAACGAGAAGTAGATGATTCAACTGTGACAGAAGAATGTGTTCTTGTTAACTATCAACTTTTAGAACGTTTGACTATCCAGCCTAGAGAGGAAGTTGTCGTTCCGTTTGCAATAGATTTACCATATGAATTGCCATTAACTTTGGGTAGAACTCCTGTCTATATACGCACAGGATTGGATATCAAATCAGCTATTAATCCCAGAGATAGAGACTATCTAGAAGTACACCCACACCCATTAATGCAAAAGGTTTTGCAAGCGTTGGAAAATTTGGGTTTTCAGCTATATAAAGTTGATTGTGAATACACACATCATTTTGGCGGTGCTTATCCTTTTGTACAAGAATTAGAGTTTCGCCCTACAGGTAATTATCGTAATCACTTGGATGAGTTAGAAGTTGTCTTTCGTTTAAGAGAAGACAGATTAGAAGTTCTGTTGGAAATCGATAAACGCGCCCGTGGCTGGAAAGGCTGGATAGAAGAGGCTTTTGATGTAGATGAGCGTTATGAACGTCTGGTTGTGACACAATCAGATATGTATGAAAAAAATTTAGAAGCCATGATTGATGAAATTATTCACAGGCATCTACATTAA
- the psbD gene encoding photosystem II D2 protein (photosystem q(a) protein): MTIAVGRAPSRGWFDVLDDWLKRDRFVFVGWSGILLFPCAFLALGGWLTGTTFVTSWYTHGLASSYLEGCNFLTVAVSTPADSLGHSLLLLWGPEAQGDFTRWCQLGGLWPFVALHGAFGLIGFMLRQFEIARLVGIRPYNALAFSAPIAVFVSVFLMYPLGQSSWFFAPSFGVAGIFRFILFVQGFHNFTLNPFHMMGVAGVLGGALLCAIHGATVENTLFEDGEAANTFRAFNPTQSEETYSMVTANRFWSQIFGIAFSNKRWLHFFMLFVPVTGLWMAAVGIVGLALNLRAYDFVSQELRAAEDPEFETFYTKNILLNEGIRAWMAPQDQPHEKFVFPEEVLPRGNAL; this comes from the coding sequence ATGACCATCGCAGTAGGACGCGCCCCCAGTAGAGGGTGGTTTGACGTACTAGACGACTGGTTAAAACGCGATCGCTTCGTATTCGTAGGCTGGTCAGGGATATTATTATTCCCCTGCGCCTTCCTAGCATTAGGCGGTTGGTTAACCGGTACAACCTTCGTCACATCCTGGTACACCCACGGACTAGCATCATCCTACCTAGAAGGATGTAACTTCCTAACAGTAGCAGTATCCACACCAGCAGACAGCCTAGGACACTCCCTATTGCTGTTGTGGGGGCCAGAAGCCCAAGGCGACTTCACCCGTTGGTGTCAACTAGGTGGACTGTGGCCATTCGTAGCATTACACGGAGCCTTCGGATTAATCGGGTTCATGCTACGTCAATTTGAGATTGCACGGCTAGTAGGAATTAGACCATACAACGCCCTAGCATTCTCAGCCCCAATAGCGGTATTCGTCAGCGTCTTCTTGATGTACCCCTTGGGACAATCGAGCTGGTTTTTTGCACCCAGCTTCGGAGTAGCAGGAATCTTCCGGTTCATCCTATTCGTACAAGGGTTCCACAACTTCACCCTCAACCCCTTCCACATGATGGGAGTAGCAGGTGTATTAGGTGGTGCGCTATTGTGTGCGATTCACGGAGCAACAGTAGAAAACACCCTATTTGAAGACGGCGAAGCCGCCAACACCTTCCGCGCCTTCAACCCCACCCAATCAGAAGAAACCTACTCAATGGTGACAGCAAACCGATTCTGGTCACAGATATTCGGGATTGCCTTCTCCAACAAACGTTGGTTGCACTTCTTCATGCTGTTCGTACCCGTCACAGGCTTGTGGATGGCGGCAGTGGGTATCGTTGGTTTAGCACTCAACTTGCGGGCGTATGACTTCGTATCCCAAGAGTTGCGGGCGGCTGAAGACCCAGAATTTGAAACTTTCTATACCAAGAACATTTTGCTGAATGAGGGTATCCGCGCTTGGATGGCTCCTCAAGACCAGCCTCACGAAAAATTTGTATTCCCCGAAGAGGTACTACCACGTGGTAACGCTCTCTAA
- the psbC gene encoding photosystem II reaction center protein CP43, producing the protein MVTLSNRTAVMGGGRDQESTGFAWWSGNARLINLSGKLLGAHVAHAGLIVFWAGAMTLFEVAHFVPEKPMYEQGLILLPHLATLGWGVGAGGEVIDTFPYFVAGVLHLISSAVLGFGGIYHAVRGPETLEEYSSFFGYDWKDKNKMTNIIGFHLIILGCGALLLVLKAMFFGGVYDTWAPGGGDVRVITNPTLNPAVIFGYLIKSPFGGEGWIVSVDNMEDVIGGHIWIALICISGGIWHIFTKPFGWARRAFIWSGEAYLSYSLGALSLMGFIASCMVWYNNTVYPSEFFGPTGPEASQAQALTFLIRDQRLGANVGSAQGPTGLGKYLMRSPTGEIIFGGETMRFWDFRGPWLEPLRGPNGLDLEKIKNDIQPWQARRAAEYMTHAPLGSLNSVGGVATEINSFNYVSPRAWLATSHFVLGFFFLVGHLWHAGRARAAAGGFEKGIDRENEPVMFMNDLD; encoded by the coding sequence GTGGTAACGCTCTCTAATAGAACTGCCGTTATGGGCGGCGGACGCGACCAAGAATCCACAGGTTTCGCTTGGTGGTCTGGTAATGCTCGCCTCATCAACTTATCTGGTAAACTGCTGGGCGCACACGTTGCTCACGCTGGTTTGATTGTCTTCTGGGCTGGAGCGATGACCTTATTTGAAGTCGCTCACTTCGTTCCAGAAAAACCAATGTACGAACAGGGCTTAATCCTGCTCCCTCACCTTGCTACTTTAGGCTGGGGTGTGGGTGCTGGTGGTGAAGTTATCGACACCTTCCCTTACTTCGTAGCTGGTGTACTTCACCTCATTTCTTCCGCAGTCCTGGGCTTTGGTGGTATCTATCACGCCGTTCGTGGCCCAGAAACCTTAGAAGAGTATTCTTCCTTCTTTGGTTATGACTGGAAAGACAAAAACAAGATGACCAACATCATCGGCTTCCACCTAATCATTTTGGGTTGTGGTGCGTTGCTGTTAGTGCTGAAGGCGATGTTCTTTGGCGGTGTCTACGACACTTGGGCCCCTGGTGGCGGTGATGTGCGTGTAATTACCAATCCAACCCTCAACCCTGCCGTCATCTTCGGTTATTTAATCAAATCTCCTTTTGGTGGCGAAGGCTGGATTGTCAGCGTAGATAACATGGAAGATGTTATCGGCGGTCACATTTGGATTGCTTTAATCTGTATCTCTGGTGGTATTTGGCACATTTTCACCAAGCCTTTTGGTTGGGCGCGTCGTGCTTTCATCTGGTCTGGTGAAGCTTACCTATCCTACAGCTTGGGCGCGTTGTCCTTAATGGGCTTCATTGCTTCTTGCATGGTTTGGTACAACAACACCGTTTACCCCAGCGAATTCTTCGGCCCAACTGGCCCTGAAGCTTCTCAAGCTCAAGCTTTAACCTTCTTAATTCGTGACCAACGCTTAGGTGCTAACGTCGGTTCTGCTCAAGGCCCCACAGGTCTGGGTAAATACTTGATGCGCTCTCCTACAGGTGAAATCATCTTCGGTGGTGAAACCATGCGCTTCTGGGATTTCCGTGGCCCTTGGTTAGAACCTCTACGTGGGCCTAACGGTCTTGACCTAGAAAAAATCAAGAATGATATTCAGCCTTGGCAAGCTCGTCGCGCTGCTGAATACATGACTCACGCTCCTCTGGGTTCTTTGAACTCTGTAGGTGGTGTGGCTACCGAAATTAACTCCTTCAACTACGTATCTCCTCGCGCGTGGTTGGCAACTTCTCACTTCGTCTTAGGTTTCTTCTTCCTCGTAGGTCACTTGTGGCACGCTGGTCGCGCTCGTGCTGCTGCTGGTGGTTTCGAGAAAGGTATTGACCGTGAGAATGAACCAGTAATGTTCATGAATGATCTTGACTAG
- a CDS encoding SWIM zinc finger family protein produces MTNTTLQASREWWSQRWLELLDSYRFKKRLERARNYARQGNVLSIEFKGAKVLAKVQGSEVEPYKVSLSLDSFSDEEWGYIIETMSKKAVFAAKLLAGEMPQNIEEVFTANGLSLFPFTLGDVHSKCSCPDKANPCKHIGAIYYQLGDRFSEDPFVLFQLRGRTKEQIISDLRHLRGEKLEVNITKIDDEKHLINSHQYSVKIDECWQYNEPLDSSLVVITPSSNETVLDMLGAIPLGKTEDDATNLNSSDVVMKYLETLYKDVSQKAMLAAMNVGGN; encoded by the coding sequence ATGACAAACACAACATTACAAGCAAGCCGGGAATGGTGGTCACAAAGATGGTTAGAACTACTCGATTCCTACCGCTTTAAAAAACGCTTAGAACGTGCTAGAAACTATGCACGTCAAGGTAACGTTCTCAGTATTGAATTTAAAGGTGCAAAAGTATTAGCCAAAGTCCAAGGTAGTGAAGTCGAACCTTATAAAGTTTCCCTTTCTCTGGATTCTTTCAGTGATGAAGAATGGGGCTATATTATTGAAACCATGTCCAAAAAAGCTGTTTTCGCTGCTAAATTATTAGCAGGAGAAATGCCTCAAAATATTGAAGAAGTATTCACTGCTAATGGTTTGTCTCTATTTCCCTTCACTTTGGGTGATGTTCACAGTAAATGTTCTTGTCCTGATAAGGCTAACCCTTGTAAACATATCGGCGCAATTTACTATCAGTTAGGCGATAGATTCAGCGAAGACCCCTTTGTTTTATTCCAGTTACGAGGCAGAACTAAAGAACAAATTATTAGCGATTTACGCCACTTACGGGGTGAGAAATTAGAAGTTAATATAACTAAAATAGATGATGAAAAACACCTAATTAATAGTCATCAATATAGCGTCAAAATTGATGAATGCTGGCAATATAATGAGCCACTAGATTCTTCTTTAGTAGTGATTACACCATCAAGCAATGAAACCGTTTTAGATATGTTAGGTGCTATTCCTTTAGGAAAAACAGAGGATGATGCTACTAACTTAAATTCTAGCGACGTAGTAATGAAATATTTAGAGACTCTATATAAAGATGTTAGCCAAAAAGCAATGTTAGCAGCAATGAATGTGGGTGGAAATTAA
- a CDS encoding SNF2-related protein, producing MAILHGSWLLKEQENCLFIWGETWRSPRVNVNFSELPLHPLAMTAAELSEWLIAENFPIADFNTQTAQKSGTKAAPAKKINLPSHSQIINLPTQILEVTQEDTAFIAPVHSAAVESAPDPKPYLQPWLVEGFCLSPLAATKFLTSLPLNIVNGEDTFLGGDLRFWSQIARWSLDLISRSKFLPIIQRPVNGNFAAQWQVLLDSAIDGTRLEKFAAKMPLVCRIYRGLGTGEEISQSPMYVDFPYQPQELILSFLNSVIDAQVREMIGNQTLLEPRVMGALPLPVRQWLQALTAASGAVNADVIGVERLEAALKAWTLPLQYQLATKNQFRACFQLLAPDEGKTDWTLAYFLQAADNPEYLVDAATIWQHPVEQLVYQNRTIDQPQEALLRGLGLASRLYPAIASSLETESPQFCHLTPIQAYEFIKAVAWRFEDSGLGVILPPSLANREGWANRLGLKISAETSKKKQGRLGLQSLLNFQWQLAIGGQTISKAEFDRLVALNSPLVEINGEWVELRPQDIKTAQNFFASRKEQMSLSLEDALRLSTGDTQVIEKLPVVSFEASGALQELIGALTNNQAVAPLPTPKDFQGQLRPYQERGAAWLAFLERWGLGACLADDMGLGKCVAPDTLVNVNGLLLTAESIWSNYAGETKFDGEGFWTEPTTELLTNSLNEETGEILQAPIRYLYRQQVQEKLRKITLQDGSSVTITHRHKLLTNHGWTNNLQVGDYVCVPSKMLWHGRPQDPDLVKLLAWQIAEGYELLDKGTVNIHQKDTTVLEDLLETFQRLGDRYHLKINHPSIVSHSKKTAFLRVNSQAYRRFLVDQGYIWGKLSAEKSIPSLIMQSDLNSVRLFLRHYFDAESAVVTSMQSIEIATASPLLIEQLSTLLRRFGIWLRISPKRKCATNGKRIFRTYYIGVIGGNSARRFLKEIGFSITYKQRKLEEICHKTSNTNVEGIPAGEIVAQIINNTGLPLRHLGMHNNVYINGSQQFSRDSLQKVLLAINGIISGESQSQYQQLKLSKWTTKTLAAYEKIDIENLILTRHYLQNLLEQEVFYCKVESIEDIEHTGWVYDFEVSKYHNFIANNIICHNTVQFIAFLLHIKEQDVLEKPTLLVCPTSVLGNWEREVKKFAPTLKVMQYHGDKRPKGKTFQEAVKKHDLVITSYSLIHRDLKSLQTVDWQIIVLDEAQNVKNAEAKQSQAVRQLESTFRIALTGTPVENRLQELWSILDFLNPGYLGNKQFFQRRFAMPIEKYGDAASLNQLRALVQPFILRRLKTDREIIQDLPEKQEMTVFCGLSPEQAALYQQVVETSLAEIESADGLQRRGMILALLIKLKQICNHPAQYLKAANLGQHNSAKLQRLEEMLETALEEGDRALIFTQFAEWGKLLKPHLEKHLGREIFFLYGSTTKKQREEMIDRFQHDPQGPPIMILSLKAGGVGLNLTRANHVFHFDRWWNPAVENQATDRVFRIGQTRNVQVHKFVCTGTLEEKIHDMIESKKQLAEQVVGAGEEWLTELDTDQLRNLLILDRNAVIEEDTE from the coding sequence ATGGCGATTTTACATGGTAGTTGGTTATTAAAAGAGCAGGAAAATTGTTTATTTATTTGGGGTGAAACTTGGCGATCGCCGCGAGTAAATGTAAATTTTAGTGAATTACCACTCCATCCTTTGGCGATGACAGCAGCAGAGTTAAGTGAGTGGTTGATTGCCGAAAATTTTCCAATTGCAGACTTTAACACTCAAACAGCACAGAAATCAGGTACTAAAGCTGCACCTGCTAAAAAAATCAATTTACCAAGTCATTCTCAAATCATTAATCTCCCGACGCAGATTTTAGAAGTCACCCAGGAAGACACAGCATTCATTGCGCCCGTACACTCGGCGGCTGTAGAATCAGCACCTGATCCCAAACCATACTTGCAACCTTGGTTAGTCGAAGGTTTTTGTCTTTCACCTCTAGCCGCAACTAAATTTCTCACCTCTTTACCTTTAAATATCGTCAACGGAGAAGATACATTTTTAGGTGGAGATTTACGTTTTTGGTCACAAATTGCCCGTTGGAGTTTAGATTTAATTTCTCGTTCTAAGTTTTTACCCATTATCCAACGACCAGTTAATGGGAATTTTGCTGCTCAATGGCAAGTGCTTTTAGATAGTGCCATAGATGGGACTCGGTTAGAAAAGTTTGCGGCAAAAATGCCGTTAGTTTGTCGGATTTATCGGGGACTGGGGACTGGGGAAGAAATTAGTCAGTCGCCAATGTATGTCGATTTTCCTTATCAACCACAGGAATTAATTTTATCGTTTCTCAACAGTGTGATTGATGCTCAAGTGCGAGAAATGATAGGGAATCAAACTCTACTTGAACCCAGGGTGATGGGGGCTTTACCATTACCTGTGCGTCAATGGTTGCAGGCTTTAACTGCTGCATCTGGTGCAGTCAATGCAGATGTAATTGGGGTAGAACGGCTAGAGGCGGCATTAAAAGCTTGGACGCTGCCGCTACAATATCAATTAGCCACTAAAAATCAATTTCGTGCTTGTTTTCAGTTGCTTGCACCTGATGAGGGAAAAACTGATTGGACATTGGCGTATTTTTTGCAAGCGGCTGATAATCCAGAATATTTAGTAGATGCAGCGACAATTTGGCAACATCCCGTTGAGCAATTAGTTTATCAAAATCGTACCATTGACCAACCCCAGGAAGCGTTATTACGGGGTTTAGGGTTAGCCTCTCGATTGTATCCAGCGATCGCATCCAGTTTAGAAACAGAATCACCCCAATTTTGTCACCTCACCCCCATCCAAGCCTATGAATTTATTAAAGCTGTGGCTTGGCGATTTGAAGATAGCGGACTAGGTGTGATTTTACCGCCGAGTTTAGCCAACCGCGAAGGCTGGGCGAACCGCTTGGGGTTAAAGATTTCCGCCGAAACTTCCAAGAAAAAGCAGGGAAGACTAGGATTACAAAGTTTATTAAACTTTCAATGGCAATTAGCGATCGGTGGGCAGACAATTTCTAAAGCCGAATTTGATCGCTTAGTGGCGTTAAATAGTCCCTTAGTAGAAATTAACGGCGAATGGGTGGAATTGCGTCCCCAAGATATTAAAACAGCCCAGAATTTCTTTGCATCTCGAAAAGAACAAATGTCTTTATCTTTGGAAGATGCTTTACGTTTGAGTACGGGAGATACGCAAGTAATTGAAAAATTACCAGTCGTTAGCTTTGAAGCATCTGGGGCTTTACAAGAATTAATTGGCGCGCTAACTAATAATCAAGCAGTTGCACCTTTACCCACACCAAAAGACTTTCAAGGACAGTTACGACCTTATCAAGAAAGAGGCGCAGCTTGGTTAGCTTTTCTAGAACGTTGGGGTTTAGGTGCGTGTCTCGCAGACGACATGGGACTCGGTAAATGTGTAGCACCAGATACATTAGTTAATGTGAATGGACTATTACTCACAGCTGAATCAATTTGGTCAAATTATGCAGGAGAAACAAAGTTTGATGGAGAAGGATTTTGGACAGAACCAACAACAGAATTATTGACTAATTCTCTGAATGAAGAGACCGGCGAAATTCTCCAAGCTCCCATTAGATATTTATATCGGCAACAAGTCCAGGAAAAATTACGCAAAATTACACTCCAAGACGGTAGCAGTGTCACTATTACACATCGTCACAAGTTATTAACTAATCATGGTTGGACAAATAACTTACAGGTTGGTGATTATGTTTGTGTTCCATCTAAAATGCTGTGGCATGGTAGACCACAAGACCCAGATTTAGTGAAATTACTAGCTTGGCAAATTGCGGAAGGTTATGAGCTACTAGACAAAGGAACTGTGAACATACATCAAAAGGACACCACAGTCTTAGAAGATTTACTGGAGACATTTCAGCGTTTAGGCGATCGCTATCATCTTAAAATTAATCATCCTAGTATTGTTAGTCATTCCAAAAAAACAGCTTTTTTGAGAGTTAACAGCCAAGCCTATCGCCGATTTTTAGTTGATCAAGGTTATATCTGGGGTAAATTATCCGCAGAAAAATCAATCCCCAGCTTGATTATGCAGTCAGATTTAAATAGTGTGCGGCTATTTTTGCGTCACTATTTTGATGCTGAATCTGCTGTAGTTACCAGTATGCAGAGTATTGAAATTGCCACAGCATCACCTTTATTAATTGAGCAACTTTCTACATTACTGCGGCGATTTGGTATTTGGTTACGTATCTCACCAAAACGTAAATGTGCTACCAATGGTAAGCGGATTTTCCGTACTTACTATATAGGTGTAATTGGTGGTAACTCCGCCAGGAGATTCTTAAAAGAAATAGGCTTTAGTATTACATACAAGCAAAGAAAATTAGAGGAAATTTGTCACAAAACTAGTAATACTAATGTGGAAGGTATTCCTGCTGGTGAGATTGTTGCCCAAATCATCAACAATACAGGCTTACCCCTACGACATTTGGGAATGCACAATAATGTTTATATTAATGGTTCACAGCAATTCTCTAGAGATAGTTTGCAGAAAGTTTTGTTGGCAATTAACGGAATTATTAGTGGTGAATCACAAAGTCAATATCAACAACTTAAACTTTCTAAATGGACTACAAAAACACTAGCCGCATACGAAAAAATTGATATAGAAAATCTAATTTTAACTAGGCATTATTTGCAAAATCTGCTTGAGCAGGAGGTATTTTATTGTAAAGTTGAAAGTATAGAAGATATTGAGCATACAGGTTGGGTTTATGACTTTGAAGTGAGTAAATATCACAACTTTATTGCTAACAATATTATCTGTCACAACACTGTTCAGTTTATTGCCTTTTTACTCCACATAAAAGAACAAGATGTATTAGAAAAACCCACATTACTTGTTTGTCCGACTTCTGTGTTAGGAAACTGGGAAAGGGAGGTGAAAAAATTTGCACCTACTTTGAAAGTTATGCAATACCACGGTGATAAACGTCCCAAAGGTAAGACATTTCAAGAAGCAGTCAAGAAGCATGATTTAGTAATTACTAGTTATTCATTAATTCACCGTGATTTGAAATCTTTACAGACAGTTGATTGGCAAATAATTGTGCTGGATGAAGCGCAAAATGTGAAAAATGCTGAAGCCAAACAATCCCAAGCAGTCAGACAATTAGAATCAACATTTCGCATTGCTTTAACTGGTACGCCCGTAGAAAATAGACTACAAGAATTGTGGTCTATTTTAGATTTTCTCAACCCTGGATATTTAGGTAACAAGCAATTCTTTCAACGCCGTTTTGCTATGCCGATTGAAAAATACGGTGATGCAGCATCTTTAAATCAATTGCGTGCTTTGGTACAGCCTTTTATTTTACGTCGGCTCAAAACAGACCGTGAAATTATTCAAGACTTACCAGAAAAGCAAGAAATGACAGTTTTTTGTGGTTTATCTCCAGAACAAGCTGCACTGTATCAACAAGTAGTAGAAACATCATTAGCTGAAATTGAATCAGCCGATGGATTGCAACGCCGAGGCATGATTTTAGCCTTATTAATTAAGCTCAAACAAATCTGTAATCATCCAGCCCAGTATTTAAAAGCAGCGAACTTAGGACAACACAATTCAGCCAAATTACAACGGCTAGAAGAGATGTTAGAAACAGCGTTAGAAGAAGGCGATCGCGCCCTCATTTTCACCCAATTTGCCGAATGGGGTAAACTCCTCAAACCCCACTTAGAAAAGCATCTTGGACGTGAAATCTTCTTTTTATATGGGAGTACCACCAAAAAGCAACGTGAAGAAATGATTGACCGATTCCAACACGATCCCCAAGGGCCGCCAATCATGATTTTATCCCTCAAAGCTGGTGGTGTCGGCTTAAATTTAACTAGAGCCAATCATGTATTCCACTTTGATAGATGGTGGAATCCAGCCGTAGAAAATCAAGCCACAGACCGAGTATTTCGCATTGGACAAACTCGTAATGTGCAAGTACATAAATTCGTTTGCACCGGCACATTAGAAGAAAAAATTCATGACATGATTGAAAGCAAAAAACAACTAGCAGAACAAGTAGTGGGTGCAGGTGAAGAATGGTTAACAGAACTAGACACAGACCAACTACGAAACTTATTAATATTAGACCGCAACGCAGTCATCGAAGAAGATACAGAATAA